Proteins co-encoded in one Oreochromis aureus strain Israel breed Guangdong linkage group 3, ZZ_aureus, whole genome shotgun sequence genomic window:
- the LOC120434655 gene encoding uncharacterized protein LOC120434655 has protein sequence MKMTCPHCGLTLRTKNYKAHMMRRHSNQSIDVCLASHLQCVCVDETTGLFAVQRTGHGFSVPVHVQRKTWGMSHNIRCELEECQQYQLLAQRSGLGFSLCEHLRSLDYCRETVKEVFLQEHIVMEMVDLKFFGEAKAATCIKRQKAAQMAHAPLCVRVDFGGSSTQICLSVFEPEIHSFCRLGRIFVTYNALRNTWHCACAKPRISCPHKNIAKWHLFQTQRDIFQSTEYTLYF, from the exons ATGAAAATGACATGCCCTCACTGTGGCCTTACTCTTCGTACAAAAAACTACAAGGCTCACATGATGAGGAGGCACTCCAACCAATCAATAGATGTTTGCCTGGCCAGTCatctgcagtgtgtttgtgtagatGAAACTACAGGGTTATTTGCTGTGCAGAGAACTGGCCATGGGTTTTCTGTGCCAGTTCACGTTCAGAGGAAAACATGGGGGATGTCTCACAATATCAGATGTGAGCTGGAGGAATGTCAGCAATACCAGTTGCTGGCCCAGCGGAGCGGACTAGGCTTCAGTTTATGTGAGCACCTTCGCTCACTAGATTACTGCCGAGAAACTGTAAAGGAGGTTTTTCTTCAAGAGCACATCGTGATGGAAATGGTGGACCTTAAATTTTTTGGAGAGGCCAAAGCTGCTACATGCATAAAGAGACAGAAAGCTGCCCAGATGGCACATGCTCCACTTTGTGTGAGGGTGGATTTTGGTGGATCCTCAACACAGATCTGTTTGTCTGTATTTGAGCCGGAAATACACAGTTTCTGCCGTCTTGGCAGAATATTTGTGACTTACAATGCTCTGAGGAACACCTGGCATTGTGCTTGTGCAAAGCCACGAATATCATGTCCTCATAAAAACATAGCTAAATGGCATCTCTtccagacacagagagacatcTTCCAATCAACT GAGTATACGCtatatttttaa